In Helianthus annuus cultivar XRQ/B chromosome 3, HanXRQr2.0-SUNRISE, whole genome shotgun sequence, a single window of DNA contains:
- the LOC110930339 gene encoding uncharacterized protein LOC110930339: MSFIEEFDHLKIQLQDIISATENFSTNKLIGRGGFGRVYKGELFLPEGKTMVAFKRLDRRLGQGNVEFWKEIMMLSKYKHENLVSLMHFCNEGDEMILVYEYASRGSLNRYLGDVNLTWTQRLKICIGVARGLSYLHDPMESQQRVIHRDIKSGNILLDEKWTAKVSDFGLSKTGPANQPQTYLISNVVGTPGYCDPLYWEMGFLSKESDVYSFGVVLFEVLCGRLCCEYSGGELSNILVPKWRRCYEEKRLDEIILVGLKEQMEPGSFNSFSAIAYRCVKKAREERPTIAEIVKQLEFALEQQEIFENLVKRVDIAELIKIADLAVPPLSYGSHNQLLMLLLKGFLVDDGKMWVSINIRGEVTKTVSATKCFFGDNLVTKNAYTAPNRKAKVARCKFPYYVWNVYSNRFRVEVNSHFLSPHVTYTIYIVFKYCGRSSPKYIPFEYKLAEETHYSRSCIAYAEEDDGWLVTKLYQFTNHHGPQNFSIDFLSRNQIPLDHQFGFEEEFAFEGIEFRPLENVTCGNQERKVKVETDSEPNLLMDFKDLIELSKDYIQWTTKKELYFLLRKGFLIDGDKWFSISKNMKKRLMIPASTFLDTTDWKCNSVPESQSRFKVVTKSLKRYSFEIRLKADSKILSPQTKYSCHLIFKLPDTYASFEGPMVIGIDDGYKCHLLPLSICLNTHCHPPIVGSHGDKRSTPGPLQARKMKGHPKQRKDGWMEVQFSEVSVSTTDIVYKLYVEEKRFRSMNFFGIVIEGIEFRPL; this comes from the exons ATGTCTTTTATAGAAGAGTTTGATCACCTCAAAATTCAATTGCAAGATATAATATCAGCTACCGAAAACTTTAGTACAAACAAGCTAATAGGCCGTGGTGGGTTCGGACGGGTATACAAAGGGGAACTCTTTCTCCCGGAGGGAAAAACCATGGTTGCTTTTAAGCGGTTAGATCGTAGATTAGGACAAGGAAACGTTGAGTTTTGGAAGGAGATAATGATGCTTTCAAAGTACAAACATGAAAATTTGGTCTCTTTAATGCACTTTTGTAATGAGGGTGATGAGATGATACTTGTGTACGAGTATGCTTCTCGTGGGAGCCTTAATCGTTATCTAGGTGACGTTAATCTCACTTGGACCCAACGGTTGAAGATATGCATAGGCGTTGCACGTGGGTTAAGTTACCTACATGATCCCATGGAATCACAACAGAGAGTTATTCATAGAGATATCAAAAGTGGAAACATTCTTCTAGACGAGAAATGGACGGCTAAAGTTTCTGATTTTGGCCTGTCGAAAACCGGCCCTGCTAACCAACCGCAAACATATCTTATCTCTAATGTTGTGGGTACGCCTGGGTATTGCGATCCCTTGTATTGGGAGATGGGTTTTCTATCGAAAGAGTCTGACGTGTACTCCTTTGGAGTTGTGTTGTTTGAAGTTTTGTGTGGGAGATTATGCTGCGAGTATAGTGGTGGTGAACTAAGTAACATTTTAGTGCCCAAGTGGAGACGGTGCTATGAGGAGAAACGGTTAGATGAGATTATTCTTGTTGGTCTAAAAGAACAGATGGAACCGGGTTCTTTTAATTCCTTTTCAGCCATTGCCTATCGATGTGTGAAGAAAGCTCGTGAAGAACGACCAACGATTGCTGAGATCGTGAAACAACTTGAGTTTGCGCTAGAACAACAA GAGatttttgaaaaccttgttaagaGAGTGGATATTGCAGAACTGATCAAGATTGCAGACCTTGCTGTACCTCCTCTGTCATATGGATCACATAATCAACTTCTCATGCTTCTCTTAAAAGGTTTTCTTGTTGATGATGGCAAGATG TGGGTATCAATTAATATAAGGGGAGAAGTTACCAAAACGGTATCTGCAACAAAATGTTTCTTTGGGGACAATCTCGTAACCAAGAACGCATATACTGCACCTAACAGGAAAGCAAAAGTTGCAAG GTGCAAGTTTCCATATTACGTGTGGAATGTGTATAGCAATCGTTTTAGAGTGGAAGTTAACTCTCATTTTTTGTCACCACATGTCACATACACAATTTACATTGTGTTCAAATATTGTGGTAGAAGTAGTCCAAAATACATACCCTTTGAATACAAATTGGCTGAGGAGACACATTATTCTAGATCATGTATTGCATACGCCGAAGAGGATGATGGATGGTTGGTGACTAAGCTCTATCAGTTTACTAACCACCACGGACCACAAAATTTCAGTATTGACTTCTTGTCAAGGAACCAAATTCCGTTAGACCATCAGTTTGGTTTTGAAGAGGAGTTTgcgtttgaaggcattgagtttCGGCCTTTGGAGAAT GTGACTTGTGGAAACCAAGAGAGAAAAGTTAAAGTGGAGACCGATTCGGAGCCAAATTTGCTGATGGATTTTAAAGATTTAATTGAGTTGTCAAAAGATTATATACAATGGACAACCAAGAaggaactttactttcttcttcgCAAAGGTTTCCTCATTGACGGTGATAAG TGGTTTTCTATCAGCAAAAATATGAAGAAACGTCTTATGATACCTGCAAGTACGTTTCTGGATACTACTGATTGGAAATGCAATTCCGTACCCGAATCACAATCAAG ATTTAAAGTGGTAACCAAGTCCCTTAAGCGTTACAGTTTTGAAATTCGTCTTAAAGCCGATTCGAAAATACTGTCACCTCAAACAAAATATTCATGCCACCTCATATTCAAACTACCTGATACCTACGCTTCATTCGAGGGTCCGATGGTAATTGGAATTGATGATGGCTACAAATGCCATTTGCTTCCATTGTCAATCTGTTTAAATACTCATTGTCATCCCCCAATTGTCGGATCCCATGGCGATAAAAGATCAACTCCCGGCCCATTGCAGGCCCGCAAAATGAAAGGCCACCCAAAGCAAAGGAAAGATGGTTGGATGGAAGTTCAGTTTTCAGAAGTTTCAGTTAGTACCACTGACATAGTTTATAAATTATATGTGGAGGAAAAAAGGTTCAGAAGCATGAATTTTTTTGGCATTGTTATTGAAGGCATTGAATTTAGACCCTTGTAA